Part of the Salvelinus sp. IW2-2015 linkage group LG7, ASM291031v2, whole genome shotgun sequence genome, AATCCCATTGACAACATACAACTGACAATCAATTGCCACTAAATTCAAAAATAGTCACAAGCATATATTAAAAACATTATGCAAATGCCCAAGATGAAGAACAAGCATATATTTATAATCAAACTGTCATCTTAGTAGCCTATATATTGAGTAGAAAGTAGTTAGGCCAGATAAATTAATGGCTAAAAAAGTTATCTCCAGTTAGTAAATTACCTATTCACTGTTACTATTCAAGCCTTATTTGTCCTCTTCAGGAATTAGTGTCATGGTTACTTACTGACCATTTCTAAGAGATTACTCTTCAGAACTACACATTGCATCCTTTTCTCTTGTCCACAGTACTCTATCTGGGTTAGCATTGCTGCCCTTGCGCCTAATAATgtgagtaaaaaaatgtatgctgAGTAGTAGGATTGTGATGTATAGCCCACCACCTTCTCACTCTGAGCTGCTTTTTGCGTTAATGCAACACCTGATGTAAGATCTGTAAGACCTGGTTGATAGCCAGGCCAGGCGACTTTATCTGTCCCCTCAGTACTAGAGGAAACAGCCTTCACCACAAACATAACAGTGGTTATGGCAGGATATGAGTTACAAGCCCATCTATGTTGTTTATGCTATGCATGGGAACCTGTAGCTACAGATCACAGAGTACAAATACAAAGATGGATGACCATGTAGTGATTTGATGAATTAGGTGACTGGGTATTTACTGGGATAATGTCACATTTTTGCAATAGTGTTCAGGTGAGAGCCATCACCTCCTAGTTGTGTGAGAGTGACATGCGAATGTGTGAGCCAAAGTGATGAATCAAGTTTTCTCCTCTGAAGCAGCAATGTATCCTGTTGTAAATTATATACTTTATCACTAAGATCTTTAAAATCAGGAAAACTTGGCATATACAGATTGCTTGAAAATATTTTGTGTTGCCGGGGAgatgagaatttaaaaaaaataaactaaagtaaataaaCAATTGTGGTAATGGAAGATGGAATGGTCATCATTGTGCTGTTGCAGAGGATTCCTGCTCTGTTCCTGAGTATAAATAAGTTGCTTGAATGATGTTGAGTTCCAAACAAAGCCAGTGAGGAATGCCAGTAAATGCTGGATGATGCATAACTTTGTTTTTGCCTGTCCATTGTTCAAAAGTTAGACTATGATCTCTCATCATCCAAAGTATCCTAGTCAGTATCTATAGTGCCAACTACAATACATAAAACGAAATATGAAATTCATGTGTGGTACAATGACTATAAAAACCAGCACAATGTGCTGTCTGCTACTCTCAAATGAGCACTTATTAATGGGAATGTCCCCGATGTATGTCCACTATCATCATTACTGATCCAGAGCATCTAAAGAGGGATAAAATACGTTATTAAGTCCTATAAAGCATTTTAAAGATTAAACCATTTATAAAGGTTATCAAGCCCTCCCTGACTTTCAATTTACACTAAGAAGCATAGGCCCGACTGCATAGGCCCCAGCCCTAGCTTACTGCTGCAGAGGGAGCACTGTGCTGTCTCCCAGCAGATTGtcttatcagtgactgacatagtAGCACCACAGCTCAGCTGATAGGAGGGATCCAGCCCAACGGAACTCTGTGTGCCTGGTCGTCGCATGTCCCAAACAGTTCAACACTCATCTAGTACATGTAGCCATCTCTAGTGGGTCTACCTTTATGGTATGTGCATCTTTCTGCAGTATGAAATGAGGTGCGTGTTCAGTTTACAGAGGTGATAAATACACCAGGTTCTCTTCAAGGATTGTAACATGTAGTGTTTTTCTTAGATGAGGTGAGACTTCTAGTGTTTTCCTTTGTGTGTTAGCATCTACGTATTGAATCAATAGAGAGGAGTTCAGCATGTAATCAGTGTATTCTGATggctaaataaaaatgaaaaaagctGATAATcgttgtttctgtctgtctgttccaggaGGGTTCCCTGCAACCACAGCCTGTCCTGAATGTGTGCAGCAGCCAACTATATACTCCCACTGAGGAGACAAAGTGAGGTGGGTGACATCATGTAATGAAATAGACCGTTGAGACAacgttgtgtggtggttgtgtattTGCTGGGCATCGATTTCTTTCCTGTGAAAAAGGGTTATGTTTTattcattaaaacacacacacctacatatgATTGTGACCAGTTGTGTTCAACTATTTGAAGAAGCAAGTACCAGAAAGTATCTATCATGACATTTTTCATATTGTAAGTATAAATACTGTCAAAATAGGGTTGTAAAATAAAGCATAAAAATGCCATAACTCAAAGATATCTAAGATTTGCAGCTTTTACCAATTCATTCTCCAGGGCTTGGCGAATCCGGGCAGGCTGTGTGGGGGGGTGTCGATGCCCGCCCATGCCCCTGGAGCCCGGTCACGTGGAGCACCCCACGACCCAGAGATGGACCTAGCCTGGCAGGAACTGATGGCCATCACAGAGCTTCAGGTAGGAGGATGAGTATTCAATAGCCTGATAATTATGTAACCATATAGCTGAAATGTGATTTGAGTTTGAGTGAAAGCCTCTCTCTTCTGCCTACATCAGCTGGTCATGTAGCCATAGCGATATGGAAAACTATAGCTATTGTTTTTAATGATATCCTTACTGTGTGAGATGCAATTTCATACTGTTGGCCTCTCTTAGCAAAACACTCCCATGGCAGTGAATTAGGCAaccacaaacagacagaaaagagaaaatgACACAATCTTGCAAACCAACCACAGTAGTGTCAAGTTTATGTATACACATTTAATCTAAGGAAATGCTGTGTATTCCCACTTAAAAAGTAACACACACTCGACAATGGGCCAATTGAGTTATGGCAGGATGAAGAGACAGGGAGTGGGGGCAAGCACAGCACTGTACATCGCAAGCAGCCCCTTGCACAGCACAATGACCACCTGTTTCCACATGAAACTTGATAACACACCTAAGAGAGACTTGCATGGGCAGCATGAGCTATGGGTGTATACCAAGGTGGAGGTAAACTGTGTGCTATGGGTTTATTACCAAGGTGGAGGTAAACTGTGTGCTATGGGTGTATACCAAGGTGGAGGTAAACTGTGTGCTATGGGTGTATACCAAGGTGGAGGTAAACTGTGTGCTATGGGTGTATACCAAGTGGAGGTAAACTGTGTGCTATGGGTGTATACCAAGGTGGAGGAACTGTGAGCTATGGGTGTATACCAAGGTGGAGGTGAACTGTGTGCTATGGGTGTATACCAAGGTGGAGGTGAACTGTGAGCTATGGGTGTATACCAAGGTGGGAGGTGAACTGTGAGCTATGGGTGCATACCAAGTGGGGGTGAACTGTGTGCTATGGGTGTATACCAAGGTGGAGGTAAACTGTGTGCTATGGGTGCATACCAAGGTGGGGTGAACTGTGTGCTATGGGTGCATACCAAGGTGGAGGTAAACTGTGTGCATGGGTGTATACCAAGGTGGGGTGAACTGTGTGCTATGGGTGCATACCAAGGGGGGGGAACTGTGTGCTATGGTGTATACCAAGGTGGGGTGAACTGTGTGCTATGGGTGCATACCAAGGTGGAGGTGAACTGTGTGCTATGGGTGCATACCAAGGTGGGGGGAACTGTGTCTATGGGTGTATACCAAGGTGGGGTGAACTGTGTGCTATGGGTGCATACCAAGGTGGGGGGGAACTGTGTGCTATGTGAGCAGCGGTGACTATAGGTAAGAtagcctgccccccccccccaccactgctTTAGGAGTTTCATTTCTCACACTCATTCCCCATAGATGATTTATTCATTCTCCTATGAAATTGTATTTTGCATGTTCACAAATACACATAGCAATTTAAACCTCAGTGATAAACgtgttgaaatgttttgttttatacaTAGAGTAATGATAAACTGTAATGATAAGACAAAGCATCAACTAATGATTCTTactttgtttttcattttaggaGTTTGAGGTCCCCCATGATGGCCCATATGAAACTATTCAGTACCATCCCACAGAGCCACCTATATCTCTGGGAGGTTATAGCATGGCTCAGTCTCATACACAGCCTCTCCCCTGTTGTGTCGAGACAAACCGTGATGTTGCATATGAGGGAACCTACTCTGAAGTAATGCCAGCCTGCCAGCATCAGGCTACCAGTGAATTAACTGAGGCACTGTACAGACATTCTGGAACTCATTCTGGAGCCCAGCTGAATCCCAGAGTTCTGAACCCTCTGCCACCACCGCAGATGAATTTTCTAGAACATATGAGTCTGATGAGTGTCGGTGGTGAGGGGTCTGTTGGAAAAGACAATGCTGGCCTCTCTCAGGGTTCGAGTCGACACATGCTAGGGACTGATCACAGGCAGGGCAAACACCAACCATGCACTGTGGATGATCTGGAGTCTGACTCGGGCCTATCGCTGGGGTCTAGCCCACCGCTGGCCTCACCGGATGATGTCATGACCGGTGTACCTGCTTGTTCAAGCACAGAGGTTGGTCTGAACTATAGTCACAGGGGGATGGAGAGTATGGGTGAGCAAGGTAGGAGAGCTAGCCTCCTTTACTCCTTGGATTATCAGCAGCATCCTACCCAGTCCTACCCCTACTCAGGGCCGCACCCCTCTTACTTCCCTGTAACACAACCATCCCAAATGCAACCACAGCCTCACTTCCTGCCTCCCATGTCAATGAAACATCAACAGGGTTTACCGAGTGCATTGAATGACTTGCACCTTAACAGCTCTGTCAGCATAGGGAGCTCTTCTCAAGCGTTTTATGTAAAACCCAGAGGCaaccctcctcctgtccctctgaGYCGGGACGAACGCAGAGCTCACGCCCTCAAGATCCCTTTCCCTCTGGAGAAGATCATCAACCTACCCGTGGACGACTTCAACGAGCTCCTGACCAAGTACACGCTCACGGACGCCCAGCTCGCCCTCGTCAGAGACATCCGCCGGCGGGGGAAGAACAAGGTGGCGGCTCAGAACTGCAGGAAGAGGAAGCTGGAGAATATAGTTTACCTGGAGGGAGAGCTGGGTCAGCTGCAGGCCCAGAGGGATCACCTGGCCAGAGAGAGAATGGAGTTCCAACACAACCTAGCTATTGTTAAACACCGCCTCACAGACTTGTATGCGGAAGTGTTCTCTCAGCTCCGGGATGAGGATGGACATCCCTACTCTATAGAGGACTACTCTCTACAGCAGACCCCTGATGGGAACGTATACCTGGTGCCACGTACTGACGTGTTGGATGGAGAATAATGTAAAGATGAAATCTATTGGATAGCTATTGTATACTGCCTCACTGTTTATATACCATTATGAAATGTTGatacatctacagtacagtaagagCCATTaagtataatgaacaaaaatataaaacgcaacaacttcaaatagttacagttcatataagttaTTGAAGTAAATcagttaggccctaatctatggatttcacgactgggaatagaTAGGCATCTGTATGTCACAAAtacctttaaaataaaaaataaaaaatgtgccttAGTATCTCACCACGGTATCACTGTGCATTCAAACCgccatctataaaatgcaattgtgttcattgtccttagcttatgcctgcccataaccccACTATGGTGCActctgttgacatcagcaaaccactcgcccacacacgTTGTCTTGAGGCAGGTTGggcgtacttccaaattctccaaaacgacattggatgcagtttatggtagagaaattagcatggtggacattcctgccttcagcatgccaattgcactctccttcaaaacttgagtggcattgtgttgtggttCAAAACTGCACACTTGAGTTGCTTTCTTTTGTCCCCCgtcaggtgcacctgtgtaatgatcatgctgtttaatcagcttcttga contains:
- the LOC111966779 gene encoding transcription factor NF-E2 45 kDa subunit isoform X1, with translation MCAAANYILPLRRQSEGLANPGRLCGGVSMPAHAPGARSRGAPHDPEMDLAWQELMAITELQEFEVPHDGPYETIQYHPTEPPISLGGYSMAQSHTQPLPCCVETNRDVAYEGTYSEVMPACQHQATSELTEALYRHSGTHSGAQLNPRVLNPLPPPQMNFLEHMSLMSVGGEGSVGKDNAGLSQGSSRHMLGTDHRQGKHQPCTVDDLESDSGLSLGSSPPLASPDDVMTGVPACSSTEVGLNYSHRGMESMGEQGRRASLLYSLDYQQHPTQSYPYSGPHPSYFPVTQPSQMQPQPHFLPPMSMKHQQGLPSALNDLHLNSSVSIGSSSQAFYVKPRGNPPPVPLSRDERRAHALKIPFPLEKIINLPVDDFNELLTKYTLTDAQLALVRDIRRRGKNKVAAQNCRKRKLENIVYLEGELGQLQAQRDHLARERMEFQHNLAIVKHRLTDLYAEVFSQLRDEDGHPYSIEDYSLQQTPDGNVYLVPRTDVLDGE
- the LOC111966779 gene encoding transcription factor NF-E2 45 kDa subunit isoform X2; its protein translation is MPAHAPGARSRGAPHDPEMDLAWQELMAITELQEFEVPHDGPYETIQYHPTEPPISLGGYSMAQSHTQPLPCCVETNRDVAYEGTYSEVMPACQHQATSELTEALYRHSGTHSGAQLNPRVLNPLPPPQMNFLEHMSLMSVGGEGSVGKDNAGLSQGSSRHMLGTDHRQGKHQPCTVDDLESDSGLSLGSSPPLASPDDVMTGVPACSSTEVGLNYSHRGMESMGEQGRRASLLYSLDYQQHPTQSYPYSGPHPSYFPVTQPSQMQPQPHFLPPMSMKHQQGLPSALNDLHLNSSVSIGSSSQAFYVKPRGNPPPVPLSRDERRAHALKIPFPLEKIINLPVDDFNELLTKYTLTDAQLALVRDIRRRGKNKVAAQNCRKRKLENIVYLEGELGQLQAQRDHLARERMEFQHNLAIVKHRLTDLYAEVFSQLRDEDGHPYSIEDYSLQQTPDGNVYLVPRTDVLDGE